Proteins encoded by one window of Hafnia alvei:
- the vasI gene encoding type VI secretion system-associated protein VasI, whose product MNRMRVFWHTGWLLAGLLAGLSARAATANLSPASGSAMTSVTAISQDTQATLQAMQTCRQEPAALERLDCYDRLLSPITPDGLNGALVKADFVGESWTRATAQEKHRQDNTTELLVMQTSGERPTVIITTPAIGHVPPRPVLMFSCMDNITRMQVALAKALDTHDIAVTLKADSRTFRSRWFVRENGILLESSRGLSGIDEIKQLFGAKTLTVDTGAGNADEKLTFNIDGLAQTIGPLRDACHWAGE is encoded by the coding sequence ATGAACAGGATGCGCGTTTTCTGGCATACCGGGTGGCTGTTAGCGGGCCTGCTGGCCGGACTCTCTGCACGTGCGGCGACGGCGAATCTCTCCCCCGCTTCCGGTTCGGCGATGACGAGTGTGACGGCGATCTCTCAGGATACGCAGGCTACGTTACAGGCGATGCAGACCTGTCGTCAAGAGCCTGCGGCGCTGGAACGCCTTGACTGTTACGACCGCCTATTGTCCCCCATAACGCCGGACGGTCTTAACGGGGCGCTGGTGAAAGCGGATTTTGTTGGTGAGTCCTGGACCCGCGCGACTGCGCAGGAAAAACACCGTCAGGATAACACTACTGAACTGCTGGTCATGCAGACATCGGGCGAACGCCCGACAGTGATTATCACCACTCCGGCTATTGGGCATGTTCCGCCGCGTCCAGTACTGATGTTCAGTTGCATGGACAATATCACCCGAATGCAGGTGGCGCTAGCTAAGGCGCTAGACACGCACGATATCGCCGTCACCTTAAAGGCCGACAGCAGGACATTCCGCAGCCGCTGGTTTGTGCGCGAAAACGGCATCCTGCTGGAATCCAGTCGTGGGCTATCCGGCATTGATGAAATTAAACAACTGTTTGGTGCAAAAACGCTGACGGTGGATACCGGTGCGGGCAATGCCGACGAGAAACTGACCTTTAACATCGACGGGCTGGCACAGACTATCGGGCCGCTGCGCGACGCCTGTCACTGGGCGGGAGAGTAG